The following nucleotide sequence is from Chromobacterium rhizoryzae.
GGGCGGCTGGTTGCAGCAGCACGGCCTGCAAGTGATCTTCGCCGTGCCCGGCATCGTGCTGGCCACCGTCTTCGTCACCTTCCCCTTCGTGGCCCGTGAACTGATCCCGCTGATGCAGGCCCAGGGCGCGGACGAGGAGCAGGCGGCGCTGGTCTTGGGCGCCTCCGGCTGGCAGACCTTCTGGCGCGTGACCCTGCCCAATGTCAAATGGGGCCTGCTCTACGGTGTGATCCTGACCAATGCCCGCGCGATGGGGGAATTCGGCGCGGTCAGCGTGGTGTCCGGCCATATCCGCGGCCAAACCAATACCATTCCGCTGCATGTGGAAATCCTGTACAACGAGTACAACTTCGTCGGCGCCTTCGCCTGCGCTTCGCTATTGGCCTTCCTCGCCCTGGTTACCCTGGGCGTCAAGAGCCTGGTGGAGTGGCGGATGGCGCGACAGAGCGACGCCGCCGCGGAACGCAGCGCGGCCGCTCGCCTGGCCGCCGCCGGCCGCGCCATAGCCAAGGACCAGCCCGCATGAGCATAGAAATCCGTAATATCCGCAAACAGTTCGGCGATTTCGTCGCGCTGGACAATGTCAGCCTCAACGTGGAAGCCGGCGAACTGCTGGCGCTGCTGGGGCCGTCCGGCTGCGGCAAGACCACCTTGCTGCGCATCATCGCCGGCCTGGAACAGCCGGACGCCGGGCAAGTGCTGTTTTCCGGCGCCGACGCCACCCACACCCATGTGGCCGAGCGCGAAGTGGGCTTCGTGTTCCAGCATTACGCGCTGTTCCGCCACATGACGGTGTTCGACAACGTGGCCTTCGGCCTCAGCGTCAAGCCGCGCAAGAGCCGGCCCGGCAAGGACGAGATCCGCGACAAAGTGATGCAGCTGCTGAAAATGGTGCAGCTGGACTGGCTGGCGGACGCCTATCCCGGCCAGCTATCCGGCGGCCAGCGTCAGCGCATCGCGCTGGCGCGCTCGCTGGCGGTGGAGCCCAAGGTGCTGTTGCTGGACGAACCCTTCGGCGCGCTGGACGCCAAGGTGCGCAAGGACCTGCGCCGCTGGCTGCGCGATCTGCACAA
It contains:
- the cysW gene encoding sulfate ABC transporter permease subunit CysW, with amino-acid sequence MQSLTTESRTVRYLLTGLALAFLFLFLLVPLLAVFWEAFRKGWDLYLAALVEPDAWAAIKLTLTAAVIAVPLNLVFGVAAAWAIARFEFRGKSFLTTLIDLPFAVSPVVAGLMYVLLFGVNTALGGWLQQHGLQVIFAVPGIVLATVFVTFPFVARELIPLMQAQGADEEQAALVLGASGWQTFWRVTLPNVKWGLLYGVILTNARAMGEFGAVSVVSGHIRGQTNTIPLHVEILYNEYNFVGAFACASLLAFLALVTLGVKSLVEWRMARQSDAAAERSAAARLAAAGRAIAKDQPA
- a CDS encoding sulfate/molybdate ABC transporter ATP-binding protein — encoded protein: MSIEIRNIRKQFGDFVALDNVSLNVEAGELLALLGPSGCGKTTLLRIIAGLEQPDAGQVLFSGADATHTHVAEREVGFVFQHYALFRHMTVFDNVAFGLSVKPRKSRPGKDEIRDKVMQLLKMVQLDWLADAYPGQLSGGQRQRIALARSLAVEPKVLLLDEPFGALDAKVRKDLRRWLRDLHNDMHITSVFVTHDQEEALEVSDRVVVMDHGHIEQVGRPDDIYENPATPFVTQFLGDVNLFHGRIERGQLQIGGYAHALEGLTLASGDEAVAYVRPHDLDLSRQADGALAQGTVEHIHAVGPIVRVELVQADGRSIEAAVSKERYRELAVVPGDSLYVTPKKLSVFAKQEGQDYVI